Proteins encoded within one genomic window of Deinococcus sp. YIM 134068:
- a CDS encoding acyl-CoA acyltransferase: protein MRALEDVQVRAWGYPDREILPATMLRIGAHTGAVVLGAYPADEPSPRPFGLAYGFPAWRDGRVWHHSHLLALDPEWRGSGAAVALKLAQRERALAQGLTRMTWTFDPLLARNARLNLGKLGARAVSYHPDWYALGGSRETAFPADRLMIEWDLTAPHTERPAPPPQGETALEAETDGGPGRPCLELTGDQLLAEVPIQTDTLPEAARLAWRHALRDVLGTYLERGYTVTDLARQGERAFYVLTEENK, encoded by the coding sequence ATGCGGGCGCTGGAGGACGTGCAGGTGCGGGCCTGGGGCTACCCCGACCGCGAGATATTGCCCGCGACCATGCTCCGCATCGGGGCGCACACGGGGGCGGTGGTGCTGGGGGCGTATCCGGCGGACGAACCCTCTCCCCGCCCCTTCGGCCTCGCCTACGGGTTCCCGGCGTGGCGAGACGGGCGGGTGTGGCACCATTCGCACCTCCTCGCGCTGGACCCCGAGTGGCGGGGCAGTGGGGCCGCCGTCGCCCTGAAGCTCGCGCAGCGGGAGCGGGCGCTGGCGCAGGGGCTGACGCGCATGACGTGGACCTTCGACCCCCTCCTGGCGCGCAACGCCCGCCTCAACCTGGGCAAGCTGGGCGCGCGGGCCGTGAGCTACCACCCCGACTGGTACGCGCTGGGCGGGAGCCGCGAGACCGCCTTCCCCGCCGACCGCCTAATGATCGAGTGGGACCTGACCGCGCCGCACACCGAACGTCCCGCCCCGCCACCACAAGGAGAAACGGCATTGGAGGCAGAGACGGACGGTGGGCCGGGTCGCCCGTGTCTGGAGTTGACTGGGGATCAACTTCTCGCGGAGGTTCCCATTCAGACCGACACTCTCCCCGAAGCCGCCCGCCTCGCCTGGAGACACGCCCTGCGCGACGTGCTCGGAACGTACTTGGAGCGGGGGTACACCGTGACTGACCTCGCCCGGCAGGGGGAGCGGGCGTTCTACGTGCTGACGGAGGAGAACAAATAA
- a CDS encoding DUF4384 domain-containing protein, translated as MKKFAILTLLTAAALPLVAPALAAPRLSTQSIIVNPVQTSLSVRVWVDRDPSGSMTPNYRVGDRIRLSVQTNEDAYVYLFNVNPDGSVDQILPNRLGGTNFVRRGEVRTFPAVNDSFTFDVAGPYGVNKVLVVASRRALNLSEISSFQTGQPFATVKPTANSPQRLAQALSIVVNPVTPTPTQPVPSQQDWVSDTAQYNVAY; from the coding sequence ATGAAGAAGTTCGCCATCCTGACCCTGCTGACCGCCGCCGCGCTGCCCCTCGTCGCCCCGGCCCTGGCCGCGCCCCGCCTCAGCACCCAGAGCATCATCGTGAACCCCGTGCAGACGAGCCTCTCGGTGCGCGTGTGGGTGGACCGCGACCCCAGCGGCAGCATGACCCCGAACTACCGGGTCGGCGACCGCATCCGGCTCTCCGTGCAGACCAACGAGGACGCCTACGTCTACCTGTTCAACGTCAACCCCGACGGCAGCGTGGACCAGATTCTCCCCAACCGCCTCGGCGGCACCAACTTCGTTCGCAGGGGCGAGGTCCGCACCTTCCCGGCGGTGAACGACTCCTTCACCTTCGACGTGGCCGGACCCTACGGCGTGAACAAGGTCCTCGTCGTCGCCAGCCGCCGCGCGCTCAACCTCTCGGAGATCAGCTCCTTCCAGACCGGGCAGCCCTTCGCCACGGTCAAGCCCACCGCCAACTCCCCCCAGCGGCTCGCCCAGGCCCTGAGCATCGTCGTCAACCCGGTGACGCCCACCCCCACCCAGCCCGTCCCGTCCCAGCAGGACTGGGTGAGCGATACGGCGCAGTACAACGTGGCGTACTGA
- a CDS encoding DEAD/DEAH box helicase: MWPARSPYARLEAFLRDILGGGTALLHEEEAAPAHTLNAVDLGWSEAVSRGFGFPEVFSHQAETYRLMRDGKHVIVTTPTASGKTGAFFPAVFERLERDPRATALFVYPLVALGQDQRDKLAAFRERGGFGWEIGAFQGGAQPNEVFREDVRMVTATPDKLHWSLTQPRVREFLSHLSFIVLDEAHTYRGGFGSEVAGMLRRLLDLARALGARPQVVLSTATIGNPAEFARELTGVDAVQVGESGAARHGKRYYLADHRGQPRRFWDAVVSASVTHNLKVLAFFRGRSRAARLYSTYRAQPLSARHTHLYMAGTSDREGRLTEFRRAGSGVMFATNALEAGVDIGDLEVVIIDGYPGSRMAFRQMAGRAGRIAPGLVLYLPALNEQGVPQPVDAFYSNAGNFRELVTGPIEKAVVEANNPYLSPRHRGRANEEFRAAGLPAEVGPSPKYWNLRGEGSAKFAVVEEADWETKGLRAFDTPLESPSQHYALTEKHEGAVFTLDGQGYKVTRWQEHPAGTAILAQRFDAANLFTRGLYAIEVSPTRMGEWVRRGALAYRHGEVTIRRRYTGFMMMRQVFERVCTGCDREPDPTERACRTCGSRIQDRMQDHKLSEHLYDDPLELPPFRTSALEIGVDARATEYPTAVAHTLKHLLQKVTPERVACDENDLAGAFREGRDNYFFLYDDWLGGLGVSRRAFENLDDLLGRALDLTARTCCKEAHGCYECIAVSRCYAPFLASGERRPTDKHATRAFLQTLLGVQPAAELEPDAATLPEIPALPPAWPLQARELLDLQGLSLPEVSARLGIPSREIQRAVSTTSPLRVRHAKFGEGVLLQGFGQGERREVLAYFPGVGQKRLLLKFAGLTVIEKPTVGAGASG, translated from the coding sequence GTGTGGCCCGCCCGCTCCCCCTACGCCCGCCTGGAGGCGTTCCTGCGGGACATCCTCGGCGGCGGCACGGCCCTGCTCCACGAGGAAGAGGCGGCCCCCGCCCACACTCTGAACGCGGTGGACCTCGGCTGGTCGGAGGCGGTCTCGCGCGGCTTCGGCTTTCCGGAGGTCTTCAGCCATCAGGCGGAGACGTACCGCCTGATGCGGGACGGCAAACACGTGATCGTCACGACGCCGACGGCGAGCGGCAAGACGGGCGCGTTCTTCCCGGCGGTGTTCGAGCGGCTGGAGCGGGACCCACGGGCGACCGCGCTCTTCGTCTACCCCCTCGTGGCACTCGGGCAGGACCAGCGCGACAAGCTCGCGGCCTTCCGGGAACGCGGCGGCTTCGGCTGGGAGATCGGCGCGTTCCAGGGTGGTGCCCAGCCGAACGAAGTGTTCCGGGAGGACGTGCGGATGGTCACGGCCACCCCCGACAAGCTCCACTGGTCGTTGACGCAGCCGCGCGTGCGCGAGTTTCTGTCGCACCTCTCCTTCATCGTGCTGGACGAGGCGCACACCTACCGGGGCGGCTTCGGCAGCGAGGTCGCCGGAATGCTGCGCCGCCTGCTCGACCTCGCGCGGGCGCTGGGGGCGAGGCCGCAGGTCGTCCTCAGCACCGCCACCATCGGCAACCCCGCCGAGTTCGCCCGCGAGCTGACCGGGGTGGACGCCGTGCAGGTGGGCGAGTCGGGCGCGGCGCGGCACGGCAAACGCTACTACCTCGCCGACCACCGGGGACAGCCCCGCCGCTTCTGGGACGCGGTGGTGAGCGCCAGCGTGACGCACAACCTCAAGGTTCTCGCCTTTTTCCGGGGCCGTTCGCGGGCCGCGCGGCTGTACTCGACCTACCGGGCGCAACCGCTCTCCGCGCGGCACACCCACCTCTACATGGCCGGAACCTCCGACCGCGAGGGCCGCCTCACCGAGTTCCGCCGGGCGGGAAGCGGGGTGATGTTCGCCACGAACGCGCTGGAGGCCGGGGTGGACATCGGCGACCTGGAAGTGGTCATCATCGACGGCTATCCGGGGTCGCGCATGGCCTTCCGGCAGATGGCGGGCCGGGCCGGACGGATCGCGCCGGGGCTGGTGCTGTACCTTCCCGCCCTCAACGAACAGGGCGTGCCACAGCCCGTGGACGCCTTCTACTCCAACGCGGGCAACTTCCGCGAACTCGTCACCGGACCCATCGAGAAGGCCGTGGTGGAGGCGAACAATCCCTACCTCTCACCCCGGCACCGGGGGCGGGCGAACGAGGAGTTCAGGGCGGCGGGCCTCCCGGCGGAGGTGGGGCCGTCCCCGAAATACTGGAACCTGCGCGGCGAGGGCAGCGCCAAGTTCGCCGTCGTGGAGGAGGCCGACTGGGAGACGAAGGGCCTGCGTGCCTTCGACACCCCGCTGGAGTCGCCCAGCCAGCACTACGCGCTCACCGAGAAGCACGAGGGGGCCGTCTTCACGCTCGACGGGCAGGGGTACAAGGTGACGCGCTGGCAGGAGCACCCGGCGGGCACGGCGATCCTGGCGCAACGCTTCGACGCGGCCAACCTCTTCACACGCGGGCTGTACGCCATCGAGGTCAGCCCGACCCGCATGGGCGAGTGGGTGCGGCGGGGTGCCCTTGCCTACCGCCACGGCGAGGTGACGATCCGCCGCCGCTACACCGGCTTCATGATGATGCGGCAGGTCTTCGAGCGCGTCTGCACCGGCTGCGACCGCGAACCCGACCCCACCGAGCGGGCGTGCCGGACCTGCGGCAGCCGCATTCAGGACCGGATGCAGGACCACAAGCTCTCCGAGCACCTGTACGACGATCCCCTCGAACTGCCGCCCTTTCGCACCTCCGCGCTGGAGATCGGGGTGGATGCCCGCGCCACCGAATACCCCACGGCGGTCGCGCACACCCTCAAGCACCTGCTGCAAAAGGTCACGCCCGAGCGCGTCGCCTGCGACGAGAACGACCTCGCCGGGGCCTTCCGCGAAGGCCGCGACAACTACTTCTTCCTGTACGACGACTGGCTGGGGGGCCTCGGGGTGTCGCGCCGCGCCTTCGAGAATCTGGACGACCTGCTGGGCCGTGCCCTCGACCTCACCGCCAGGACGTGCTGCAAGGAGGCGCACGGCTGCTACGAGTGCATCGCCGTGAGCCGCTGCTACGCGCCCTTCCTGGCAAGTGGGGAGCGGCGTCCCACCGACAAGCATGCGACCCGCGCCTTCCTGCAAACGCTGCTGGGAGTTCAGCCCGCCGCCGAGCTGGAACCCGACGCCGCTACCCTGCCCGAGATTCCCGCCCTGCCACCCGCGTGGCCGCTCCAGGCGCGCGAGCTGCTCGACCTCCAGGGCCTCTCGCTTCCCGAGGTCAGCGCCCGCCTCGGCATTCCCAGCCGCGAGATTCAGCGGGCCGTGAGCACGACGAGTCCCCTGCGGGTGCGCCACGCCAAGTTCGGCGAGGGCGTGCTCCTCCAGGGCTTCGGCCAGGGCGAGCGCCGCGAGGTGCTGGCCTATTTCCCCGGCGTCGGTCAGAAACGCCTGCTCCTCAAGTTTGCGGGGTTGACAGTGATCGAGAAGCCCACCGTGGGGGCCGGGGCCAGCGGTTGA